The following are encoded in a window of Streptomyces sp. SAT1 genomic DNA:
- a CDS encoding MFS transporter translates to MGSAVTTTDPAKTSPASSRPGYGQLLRTRGAWTFLLPGFAARQPFAMLTISIVLLVQHTTGSYGAAGATAAVTGVSMAVFAPYSGRLADRYGQRAVLLPGVLVHAAAGLTLTALALAHAPLWALFVAAVPTGASVPQVGPMVRARWGVTLKGSPLMTTAAAFESVTDELTFVFGPLLATALCTAVTPAAGLLTESALTLVGGLLFAAQKRTQPSVSGRGHARVEHVPALRVPGVRVLAVTFLGIGSVFGGMQVSLAAFTESIGEPGLNGVLYGTFAAGNMLSGIVCGAIAWKVAPQRRLVIGYAALAVAASALWTAHSVLLLAALGLLVGMCIAPALITGYTLVEGLVPAGARTEAFTWLTGAVALGQAAAVTVAGQLEDHLWGGAGFLVPMAGTVLALLTLLTLRSRLATRSDSRTVARGVGHRAPVAVD, encoded by the coding sequence GTGGGATCCGCGGTCACCACCACCGACCCCGCGAAGACCTCGCCGGCATCCTCCCGCCCCGGATACGGGCAACTGCTGCGTACCCGCGGCGCCTGGACGTTCCTGCTCCCCGGCTTCGCGGCACGCCAGCCGTTCGCGATGCTCACCATCTCCATCGTGCTGCTGGTGCAGCACACCACCGGCTCCTACGGCGCCGCGGGCGCCACCGCGGCCGTCACCGGCGTCTCCATGGCCGTGTTCGCGCCCTACAGCGGACGGCTCGCCGACCGCTACGGACAGCGCGCCGTCCTGCTGCCCGGCGTCCTGGTGCACGCCGCCGCCGGGCTCACCCTGACGGCGCTCGCACTCGCGCACGCCCCGCTGTGGGCGCTCTTCGTCGCGGCCGTGCCGACCGGCGCCTCGGTGCCCCAGGTCGGCCCCATGGTGCGCGCCCGCTGGGGCGTCACCCTCAAGGGCTCACCGCTGATGACCACCGCGGCGGCCTTCGAGTCGGTCACCGACGAACTGACCTTCGTCTTCGGCCCGCTGCTCGCCACCGCCCTGTGCACGGCCGTCACCCCGGCGGCCGGTCTGCTCACGGAGTCCGCGCTGACCCTGGTCGGCGGCCTGCTGTTCGCCGCGCAGAAGCGCACCCAGCCGTCCGTCTCCGGCCGCGGGCACGCGCGCGTGGAGCACGTCCCGGCCCTGCGCGTGCCCGGTGTGCGCGTACTGGCCGTGACCTTCCTGGGCATCGGCTCCGTCTTCGGCGGTATGCAGGTCTCGCTGGCCGCGTTCACCGAGTCGATCGGCGAGCCGGGCCTGAACGGCGTCCTGTACGGGACGTTCGCCGCCGGCAACATGCTCTCCGGCATCGTCTGCGGCGCCATCGCCTGGAAGGTCGCCCCGCAGCGCCGCCTGGTCATCGGCTACGCCGCGCTGGCGGTGGCCGCGTCCGCGCTGTGGACCGCGCACTCGGTGCTGCTGCTCGCCGCGCTCGGCCTGCTGGTCGGCATGTGCATCGCGCCCGCGCTGATCACCGGCTACACGCTGGTGGAGGGCCTGGTCCCGGCGGGTGCCCGGACCGAGGCGTTCACCTGGCTCACCGGCGCGGTCGCGCTCGGCCAGGCCGCCGCCGTCACCGTGGCCGGACAGCTGGAGGACCACCTGTGGGGCGGCGCCGGCTTCCTGGTCCCGATGGCCGGTACCGTGCTGGCGCTGCTGACCCTGCTCACCCTGCGGTCACGGCTCGCCACCCGGTCCGACAGCCGCACGGTGGCACGTGGCGTCGGTCACCGCGCACCTGTCGCAGTGGACTGA
- a CDS encoding FmdB family zinc ribbon protein, whose translation MPTYQYQCTECGEGLEAVQKFTDDALTECPTCSGRLKKVFSAVGIVFKGSGFYRNDSRGSSSSSSPASSKSAGGSSASSSDAGSSSSASSSGSSSSGSGSSSSSSSSSSSATSSAGSSAA comes from the coding sequence GTGCCCACCTATCAGTACCAGTGCACCGAGTGCGGCGAGGGCCTCGAGGCGGTGCAGAAGTTCACCGACGACGCGCTCACCGAGTGCCCCACCTGCAGTGGCCGCCTGAAGAAGGTGTTCTCCGCGGTCGGCATTGTCTTCAAGGGATCCGGCTTCTACCGCAACGACAGCCGCGGCTCCTCGTCGAGCAGCAGCCCGGCGTCGTCGAAGTCGGCGGGCGGCTCCTCGGCGTCGTCGTCCGATGCGGGTTCGTCCTCGTCGGCGTCGTCGTCCGGATCGTCGTCGTCCGGTTCCGGATCGTCGTCGTCCTCGTCGTCTTCGTCGTCCTCGGCCACGAGTTCGGCCGGCAGCTCCGCCGCCTGA
- a CDS encoding MFS transporter, with product MNSATTPDPRAGRAATLVVACLGVFVAYLPVTTVSVSLPAIQRALGASTSELSWVSDAFVLPMAALILTTGVLGDVYGRKKVFQAGMAFCALGAAISLLSGSVQALWVGQAVSGVGAAALLPTTLALISHAVPDHRERGRFIGFWAMSLTAPLAVGPLIAGALLEHAAWRWIFLLPIPVSAVLLAVAAFRLPDSRAPHGRRLDWPGQITAAVAVTALVYGVIEGGAGGFGEPAVITALALGAVAAVAFVLVELRSPSPMLDPALFRSPAFTATALVAMVSFLGLIGFFFVLSLYFGLVQHLSTMQAALRLVLVSGTSLVAGLPVGRLMHRISPRVLITSGLVLIAAALLAMTGVDAGTSYASLAWRLVLLGLGMGAVLTPMTASAVSAVPFHLAGMAAAGNNAIRQVGGALGPAVLGALLTTRALNALPERLADAGVPAGTGARVVDAAREHGLGAVAGLDLGPATGQALTALGSSFLDGMRLCLLVSAGLALLAALACALLLKSPSGAGPGTAGQGQGKPVREAERAAV from the coding sequence GTGAACTCCGCAACGACGCCGGATCCCAGGGCCGGACGGGCCGCCACGCTCGTCGTGGCCTGCCTGGGTGTGTTCGTCGCCTATCTGCCCGTCACCACCGTGTCGGTGAGCCTGCCGGCGATCCAGCGCGCGCTGGGCGCGTCGACCTCCGAACTGTCCTGGGTGTCGGACGCGTTCGTGCTGCCGATGGCCGCGCTGATCCTGACCACCGGTGTCCTGGGCGACGTGTACGGCCGCAAGAAGGTCTTCCAGGCCGGCATGGCGTTCTGCGCGCTGGGTGCCGCGATCTCGCTGCTGTCCGGCTCGGTGCAGGCGCTGTGGGTCGGGCAGGCCGTCTCCGGCGTCGGTGCCGCCGCCCTGCTGCCCACCACGCTCGCGCTGATCAGCCACGCCGTGCCCGACCACCGCGAGCGGGGCAGGTTCATCGGTTTCTGGGCGATGAGCCTGACGGCCCCGCTCGCCGTCGGCCCGCTGATCGCCGGGGCCCTGCTGGAGCACGCCGCCTGGCGCTGGATCTTCCTGCTGCCGATACCGGTCTCCGCGGTCCTGCTGGCCGTCGCCGCGTTCCGGCTGCCCGACTCGCGCGCCCCGCACGGCCGCCGGCTCGACTGGCCCGGCCAGATCACCGCCGCCGTCGCCGTCACCGCGCTGGTCTACGGCGTCATCGAGGGCGGCGCGGGCGGCTTCGGCGAACCCGCCGTGATCACCGCCCTGGCACTCGGCGCGGTCGCCGCCGTGGCCTTCGTCCTGGTGGAACTGCGCAGCCCCAGCCCGATGCTGGACCCGGCGCTGTTCCGCAGCCCCGCGTTCACCGCCACCGCGCTGGTCGCCATGGTCAGCTTCCTCGGCCTGATCGGCTTCTTCTTCGTGCTCAGCCTGTACTTCGGCCTGGTCCAGCACCTGAGCACCATGCAGGCGGCACTGCGGCTGGTGCTGGTGTCCGGCACCTCGCTGGTGGCCGGTCTCCCCGTCGGACGGCTGATGCACCGGATCTCGCCGCGGGTGCTGATCACCTCCGGGCTGGTGCTGATCGCCGCCGCGCTGCTCGCCATGACCGGCGTCGACGCCGGTACCTCCTACGCGTCGCTGGCCTGGCGGCTGGTGCTGCTCGGTCTCGGCATGGGCGCAGTGCTCACCCCGATGACCGCCTCCGCGGTCTCCGCCGTCCCCTTCCACCTGGCCGGGATGGCCGCTGCCGGCAACAACGCGATCCGCCAGGTCGGCGGCGCGCTCGGTCCCGCCGTCCTCGGCGCGCTGCTCACCACCCGTGCGCTGAACGCCCTGCCCGAGCGGCTCGCGGACGCCGGTGTCCCGGCCGGGACCGGCGCACGTGTCGTGGACGCCGCGCGCGAACACGGCCTGGGCGCCGTCGCCGGACTCGACCTCGGCCCCGCCACCGGTCAGGCGCTGACCGCGCTGGGCAGCTCCTTCCTGGACGGCATGCGGCTGTGCCTGCTGGTCTCCGCCGGCCTCGCCCTGCTGGCCGCGCTGGCCTGCGCTCTGCTGCTGAAGAGCCCGTCGGGCGCGGGGCCGGGCACGGCGGGCCAGGGCCAGGGGAAGCCGGTGCGGGAAGCGGAGCGGGCCGCGGTCTAG
- a CDS encoding Lrp/AsnC family transcriptional regulator — protein MPDDLDHKIIHGLQCAPRVSFRRLGEVIGVSEQTVARRYTALRRDGMLRVVGLGNLNARGQAEWIARLRCRPDAVGPLAHSLARRSEVAYVGIASGGSEIICIIRSPAGTDRDDLLLRQLPRAGAVLDVDVDLVVHVYGGPGTAPWTDPDASLTPEQVRRLTAGRPVPALSSPPPGEQDLPLLRALAEDGRATHTHLAEVTGWSKPRVARRLEVLEAAGSLTYDVDTLPERLGYRLNATLWLQVDLERLHQVGEEIGGHNECAFAAAISGRYNVMAVVICRDAPGFYRYLTDRLARVEGIRGYEISVRVNRLKQSASLIHQGRLIHPSLG, from the coding sequence ATGCCCGACGATCTGGACCACAAAATCATCCACGGTCTGCAGTGCGCGCCACGGGTGTCGTTCCGGCGGCTCGGGGAAGTCATCGGCGTCTCCGAGCAGACCGTGGCGCGCCGCTACACCGCTCTGCGGCGGGACGGCATGCTGCGCGTCGTCGGGCTGGGCAACCTGAACGCCCGCGGCCAGGCGGAGTGGATCGCCCGGCTGCGCTGCCGCCCGGACGCGGTGGGCCCGCTGGCCCACTCACTGGCCCGCCGGTCCGAGGTGGCGTACGTCGGCATCGCCTCCGGCGGCTCGGAGATCATCTGCATCATCCGCTCCCCCGCCGGCACCGACCGCGACGACCTGCTGCTGCGCCAGCTGCCGCGGGCGGGCGCGGTCCTGGACGTCGACGTCGACCTGGTCGTACACGTCTACGGCGGCCCCGGCACCGCGCCCTGGACCGACCCCGACGCCTCGCTCACCCCCGAGCAGGTGCGGCGGCTGACCGCCGGACGGCCCGTCCCGGCACTCTCGTCGCCGCCGCCGGGCGAACAGGACCTGCCGCTGCTGCGCGCGCTGGCCGAGGACGGCCGGGCCACCCACACCCACCTGGCCGAGGTCACCGGCTGGTCCAAGCCCCGGGTCGCCCGGCGCCTGGAGGTCCTGGAGGCGGCCGGCTCCCTCACCTACGACGTCGACACCCTGCCCGAGCGCCTCGGCTACCGGCTCAACGCCACCCTGTGGCTCCAGGTCGACCTGGAGCGGCTGCACCAGGTCGGCGAGGAGATCGGCGGACACAACGAGTGCGCGTTCGCCGCCGCGATCAGCGGCCGGTACAACGTGATGGCCGTGGTCATCTGCCGGGACGCCCCCGGCTTCTACCGCTATCTCACCGACCGCCTGGCCCGCGTGGAGGGGATCCGCGGCTACGAGATCAGTGTGCGGGTGAACCGGCTCAAGCAGTCCGCCTCGCTCATCCATCAGGGGCGGCTGATCCATCCGTCGCTGGGATGA
- a CDS encoding S-methyl-5'-thioadenosine phosphorylase encodes MANAEIGVIGGSGFYSFLDDVTEVQVDTPYGSPSDSLFLGEVAGRRVAFLPRHGRGHHLPPHRINYRANLWALRSVGVRQVLGPCAVGGLRPEYGPGTLLVPDQFVDRTKSREQTYFDGLPLPDGTVPGVVHVSLADPYCPTGRAAALKAAHGRDWAAVDGGTLVVVQGPRFSTRAESLWHQAQGWSVVGMTGHPEAALARELELCYTSLTLVTDLDAGAESGEGVSHEEVLRVFAANVERLRGVLFDAVAALPADAERNCLCASALGGMDPGFTLP; translated from the coding sequence ATGGCGAACGCAGAGATCGGTGTCATCGGCGGGTCCGGCTTCTACTCGTTCCTGGACGACGTGACCGAGGTCCAGGTCGACACGCCGTACGGGTCACCCAGCGACTCCCTGTTCCTCGGGGAGGTCGCCGGCCGCCGGGTCGCCTTCCTGCCCCGGCACGGCCGCGGCCACCACCTCCCGCCGCACCGCATCAACTACCGGGCCAACCTGTGGGCGCTGCGCTCCGTGGGAGTGCGCCAGGTGCTCGGCCCGTGCGCGGTCGGCGGTCTGCGCCCGGAGTACGGGCCGGGCACCCTGCTGGTGCCGGACCAGTTCGTGGACCGGACGAAGTCCCGGGAGCAGACCTACTTCGACGGGCTGCCGCTGCCCGACGGCACGGTGCCGGGCGTGGTGCACGTCTCCCTGGCCGACCCCTACTGCCCCACCGGGCGGGCCGCCGCGCTGAAGGCCGCGCACGGGCGCGACTGGGCCGCCGTGGACGGCGGCACCCTCGTCGTGGTGCAGGGGCCGCGTTTCTCCACCCGCGCCGAATCCCTGTGGCACCAGGCGCAGGGCTGGTCGGTGGTAGGCATGACCGGTCATCCCGAGGCGGCGCTCGCCCGTGAGCTGGAGCTCTGCTACACCTCGCTGACCCTGGTCACCGATCTCGACGCGGGCGCGGAGAGCGGCGAGGGCGTCTCCCACGAGGAGGTGCTGCGGGTGTTCGCCGCCAATGTGGAGCGGCTGCGCGGGGTGCTGTTCGACGCGGTGGCCGCGCTGCCCGCCGACGCGGAGCGGAACTGCCTGTGCGCGAGCGCGCTGGGCGGGATGGATCCGGGCTTCACGCTGCCGTAG
- a CDS encoding RcpC/CpaB family pilus assembly protein, whose product MSLSSPRPAAGPSSFPHESGGGPFSPYPPEPRRPGPVPGVDTPAPCEVPHFAPVRVRGGQYRLHRLLRHRRRAVAAGLAVTAAALVTAGPRLAAEPPRGAPARGQPQGAAAGLSRGPALRPAARTMAVPVRIADAATVRLLRPGDRVDVFAVADPAAGGRTRMIARGARVRKVPRPAGADPGASAHIGSTANTDEGRSALAGGPSGEEDALVTLAVPPSTAARLAGASASARLAVTPW is encoded by the coding sequence ATGTCCCTGTCGTCCCCGCGTCCGGCCGCAGGCCCCTCTTCCTTCCCCCATGAGTCCGGCGGCGGTCCGTTCTCCCCGTATCCGCCCGAACCGCGCAGGCCGGGCCCGGTCCCGGGCGTGGACACCCCGGCGCCCTGCGAGGTGCCGCACTTCGCGCCCGTCCGGGTCCGGGGCGGGCAGTACAGGCTGCACCGGCTGCTGCGGCACCGCAGGCGCGCCGTGGCGGCCGGGCTGGCGGTGACGGCCGCCGCGCTGGTCACGGCGGGCCCGCGGCTGGCAGCGGAGCCCCCGCGCGGCGCTCCCGCCCGCGGACAGCCGCAGGGGGCGGCCGCCGGTCTCTCCCGCGGCCCGGCCCTCCGCCCCGCCGCCCGGACGATGGCCGTCCCCGTGCGCATCGCCGACGCCGCGACGGTCAGGCTGCTGCGCCCCGGCGACCGGGTGGACGTGTTCGCCGTGGCGGACCCGGCGGCGGGCGGCCGGACCCGGATGATCGCGCGCGGGGCGCGCGTGAGAAAAGTCCCGCGGCCGGCCGGCGCCGACCCCGGCGCGAGCGCGCACATCGGTTCGACGGCGAACACCGACGAGGGCCGTTCCGCGCTGGCAGGCGGGCCGAGCGGCGAGGAGGACGCCCTGGTCACGCTGGCCGTGCCGCCCTCCACGGCGGCCCGGCTCGCCGGGGCGAGCGCGTCGGCCCGATTGGCGGTGACCCCGTGGTGA
- the mscL gene encoding large conductance mechanosensitive channel protein MscL: MSTKKDPSVWQGFKAFLMRGNVVDLAVAVVVGAAFSNIVNSVVKGVINPVVGAIGTKNLDHYSSCLSSSCKSDDGIQIMWGSVLGATLQFLITAAVVYFLMVLPMAKFLARQKKGKESEEEAPEVIESTELQVLKQIRDELVSQRGGDHDRISRV; this comes from the coding sequence GTGAGTACGAAGAAGGACCCGAGCGTCTGGCAGGGCTTCAAAGCCTTCCTGATGCGCGGGAACGTCGTCGATCTGGCAGTCGCGGTGGTCGTCGGCGCCGCCTTCAGCAATATCGTCAACTCGGTGGTGAAGGGCGTGATCAACCCGGTCGTCGGGGCGATCGGCACCAAGAACCTCGACCACTACAGCTCGTGCCTCAGCTCCAGTTGCAAGAGCGACGACGGCATCCAGATCATGTGGGGCTCGGTCCTGGGCGCCACGCTCCAGTTCCTGATCACCGCGGCGGTGGTCTACTTCCTCATGGTCCTGCCCATGGCCAAGTTCCTGGCCCGCCAGAAGAAGGGCAAGGAGAGCGAGGAGGAGGCTCCCGAGGTCATCGAGAGCACGGAGCTCCAGGTGCTCAAGCAGATCCGCGACGAGCTGGTCTCGCAGCGCGGCGGCGACCACGACCGGATCAGCCGGGTCTGA
- a CDS encoding low temperature requirement protein A, which yields MTSSSASAPGSGSAEPSRVPRPLRPLTARGRHEAHRVSSPLELFIDLCFVVAIAQAGAELVHAVAEGHAGQGILNYAMAFFAIWWAWMNFSWFASAYDNDDVLYRLVTLVQVAGVLVLAAGISRAFAEHDFFLVWLGYVIMRVAMATQWLRAARNAGGAERRMALRYAAGVLLCQVGWLGLVLLPEPDRPWVFLVMVVAELAVPVYAERAYATSWHPHHIAERYGLFTIIVLGETVAAATVAVKSAADEDFALGELLPIAAGGLLIVFSAWWIYFVVPIHGHLRSNRESFLWGYGHYVILASAAAIGAGLEVAVEQAVGKSRLSTLAASAAVTLPTALYLITVWALHARHFKVGIAQQLVLPTAALLVICCTFLGEWAVFAAGVVSALAVATGVTLTARMYAGSGASGGSGTGGGSGASGGSGATRREA from the coding sequence ATGACGTCCAGTTCCGCTTCCGCTCCGGGATCCGGCTCCGCGGAGCCCTCCCGCGTCCCCCGGCCGCTGCGCCCGCTGACCGCTCGCGGCCGCCACGAGGCACACCGGGTGTCCTCACCGCTCGAACTCTTCATCGACCTGTGCTTCGTCGTGGCGATCGCGCAGGCGGGCGCGGAGCTGGTCCACGCGGTGGCGGAGGGCCACGCGGGGCAGGGCATCCTGAACTACGCGATGGCGTTCTTCGCCATCTGGTGGGCCTGGATGAACTTCTCCTGGTTCGCCTCGGCGTACGACAACGACGACGTGCTCTACCGGCTCGTCACCCTGGTGCAGGTCGCCGGTGTGCTGGTGCTGGCGGCGGGCATCTCGCGGGCCTTCGCCGAGCACGACTTCTTCCTGGTCTGGCTCGGTTACGTGATCATGCGGGTGGCGATGGCCACCCAGTGGCTGCGCGCGGCGCGCAACGCCGGGGGCGCGGAGCGGCGCATGGCGCTGAGGTACGCGGCCGGCGTGCTGCTGTGCCAGGTCGGCTGGCTGGGCCTGGTCCTGCTGCCGGAGCCGGACCGGCCGTGGGTGTTCCTGGTGATGGTCGTCGCGGAGCTGGCGGTGCCGGTGTACGCGGAGCGGGCGTACGCGACCTCCTGGCATCCGCACCACATCGCCGAACGGTACGGGCTGTTCACCATCATCGTGCTGGGCGAGACGGTCGCGGCGGCCACGGTCGCGGTGAAGTCGGCCGCCGACGAGGACTTCGCGCTGGGCGAGCTGCTGCCGATCGCGGCGGGCGGTCTCCTGATCGTCTTCTCCGCCTGGTGGATCTACTTCGTGGTGCCGATCCACGGCCATCTGCGTTCCAACCGCGAGTCGTTCCTGTGGGGATACGGCCACTACGTGATCCTCGCCTCGGCGGCGGCGATCGGCGCGGGTCTCGAGGTGGCGGTGGAGCAGGCCGTCGGCAAGAGCCGGCTGTCCACCCTGGCGGCGTCGGCCGCCGTGACCCTGCCGACCGCGCTGTACCTGATCACGGTCTGGGCGCTGCACGCCCGGCACTTCAAGGTGGGCATCGCCCAGCAGCTCGTCCTGCCGACGGCCGCCCTGCTGGTGATCTGCTGCACTTTCCTGGGCGAGTGGGCGGTGTTCGCCGCGGGCGTCGTCTCGGCGCTCGCGGTGGCGACGGGAGTCACCCTGACCGCGCGGATGTATGCCGGAAGCGGGGCGAGCGGAGGGAGCGGCACGGGCGGAGGGAGCGGGGCGAGCGGAGGGAGCGGGGCGACGCGCCGGGAGGCGTGA
- a CDS encoding P1 family peptidase — MTVDALTDVAGVRVGHATRTGGGWLTGTTVVLAPEGGAVAAVDVRGGGPGTKETDALDPRNLVRTVEAVVLTGGSAYGLDAASGVMAWLEERGRGVRVGPDPAHVVPVVPAACVFDLGRGGDFRARPDAATGRAAVEAAAASGPGAAVPQGCVGAGTGAAVGPLKGGVGTASTVLASGVTVAALVVANAAGSAVDPETGVLYGELFQGRAVYPEARVHEDARRRIARAAARNAPPPLNTTLAVVATDAELSKAQAQKLAGTAHDGIARAVRPVHLLNDGDTVFALATGARPLEAGLGTGGPLALNEVLAAGADTVTRAIVNAVRAAVPVDGPGGTWPAYRELYGQR, encoded by the coding sequence ATGACAGTTGACGCGTTGACGGATGTCGCCGGGGTGCGGGTGGGGCATGCGACCCGGACCGGCGGCGGGTGGCTCACCGGTACGACGGTCGTGCTGGCGCCGGAGGGCGGTGCCGTGGCCGCCGTGGACGTGCGGGGCGGCGGGCCCGGCACCAAGGAGACCGACGCGCTCGATCCGCGCAACCTGGTGCGGACGGTGGAGGCGGTGGTCCTGACCGGCGGCAGTGCGTACGGGCTCGACGCCGCCTCCGGGGTGATGGCCTGGCTGGAGGAGCGCGGGCGCGGGGTGCGGGTCGGCCCCGATCCGGCGCACGTCGTGCCGGTGGTGCCCGCGGCCTGTGTCTTCGATCTGGGCCGGGGCGGCGACTTCCGGGCCCGGCCGGACGCGGCCACCGGACGGGCCGCGGTGGAGGCCGCCGCCGCGAGCGGACCGGGGGCGGCCGTGCCCCAGGGATGCGTGGGGGCGGGGACGGGAGCGGCCGTGGGCCCGCTCAAGGGCGGGGTCGGCACGGCGAGCACGGTGCTCGCCTCGGGCGTCACGGTGGCGGCGCTCGTGGTGGCCAACGCGGCCGGATCGGCGGTGGATCCGGAGACGGGGGTGCTGTACGGGGAGTTGTTCCAGGGGCGGGCCGTGTATCCCGAGGCGCGGGTGCACGAGGACGCGCGCCGCCGGATCGCTCGGGCCGCCGCGCGCAACGCGCCGCCGCCGCTGAACACCACGCTCGCGGTGGTCGCGACCGACGCGGAGCTGTCCAAGGCCCAGGCGCAGAAGCTCGCGGGCACGGCACACGACGGTATCGCGCGGGCCGTTCGGCCGGTGCATCTGCTCAACGACGGCGACACGGTGTTCGCCCTGGCCACCGGGGCCCGGCCGCTGGAGGCCGGTCTGGGCACCGGCGGGCCGCTCGCCCTGAACGAGGTGCTGGCGGCGGGCGCGGACACCGTGACCCGCGCGATCGTCAACGCCGTCCGCGCCGCCGTACCGGTGGACGGACCGGGGGGAACATGGCCGGCCTACCGGGAGTTGTACGGACAGCGGTGA
- a CDS encoding L,D-transpeptidase: MTTPDIAARRILGACAALMVGTLTLTGCGGDAKANDDGKGGGKDTVKTSTAKITISAKDGATGASINATGVKVSDGKLTDVKMTVAGSGKEVPGSISADGATWKPKEQLDRGTKYQLSATARDSAGRVAAANSIFTTVTTSNSFIGTYTPDNGTTVGVGMPVSFTFDKAITDKKTVQSHITVTSSSGQQVVGHWFGAQRLDFRPEEYWKAGSKVTMNIDLDGVQGANGVFGVQKKSVSFTVGRSQVSTVDVNTQTMTVVRDGQTVKTIPVSTGSPEHTTYNGQMVISEKFTQTRMNSQTVGLGGEYDIPDVPHAMRLTTSGTFLHGNYWYNPGNPPFGQSGTSHGCVGMKDVRGAQGDTPAKWFYDSSLVGDVVIVKHSPDKTVAPDNGLNGWNMSWSEWTAGSAG, translated from the coding sequence GTGACAACGCCGGACATAGCAGCGCGGCGCATACTGGGGGCCTGTGCCGCCCTGATGGTCGGCACCCTCACCCTCACCGGATGCGGCGGCGACGCCAAGGCCAACGACGACGGCAAGGGCGGCGGCAAGGACACCGTCAAGACCTCCACGGCCAAGATCACGATCTCGGCGAAGGACGGGGCCACCGGCGCGTCGATCAACGCGACCGGGGTGAAGGTCAGCGACGGAAAGCTGACCGACGTGAAGATGACCGTCGCGGGTTCGGGCAAGGAGGTGCCGGGTTCGATCTCGGCGGACGGCGCCACCTGGAAGCCGAAGGAGCAGCTGGACCGCGGCACCAAGTACCAGCTGTCGGCCACGGCCAGGGACTCCGCCGGCCGGGTGGCCGCCGCCAACTCCATCTTCACGACCGTCACCACGTCGAACAGCTTCATCGGCACGTACACGCCGGACAACGGCACGACGGTGGGCGTCGGCATGCCGGTGTCGTTCACCTTCGACAAGGCGATCACCGACAAGAAGACCGTGCAGTCGCACATCACGGTGACCTCCAGCAGCGGTCAGCAGGTCGTCGGCCACTGGTTCGGCGCCCAGCGGCTCGACTTCCGCCCCGAGGAGTACTGGAAGGCCGGTTCCAAGGTCACGATGAACATCGACCTGGACGGCGTGCAGGGCGCGAACGGCGTCTTCGGCGTGCAGAAGAAGAGCGTGAGCTTCACAGTCGGGCGTTCGCAGGTCTCCACGGTGGACGTCAACACGCAGACCATGACGGTGGTCCGGGACGGACAGACCGTCAAGACGATCCCGGTCTCCACGGGCAGCCCGGAGCACACGACGTACAACGGGCAGATGGTGATCTCGGAGAAGTTCACCCAGACCCGGATGAACAGCCAGACCGTCGGCCTGGGCGGGGAGTACGACATCCCGGACGTCCCGCACGCGATGCGGCTGACGACGTCCGGCACCTTCCTCCACGGCAACTACTGGTACAACCCGGGCAATCCGCCCTTCGGTCAGAGCGGGACCAGCCACGGCTGCGTGGGCATGAAGGACGTGCGGGGCGCGCAGGGCGACACCCCGGCCAAGTGGTTCTACGACAGCTCGCTCGTCGGTGACGTCGTGATCGTGAAGCACTCCCCCGACAAGACGGTCGCCCCGGACAACGGCCTCAACGGCTGGAACATGTCGTGGAGCGAGTGGACCGCGGGCAGCGCCGGCTGA
- a CDS encoding DUF6227 family protein, which translates to MSVPYETTAYEPHPSPESPEEHLARLLGRALNSFELPDETIRRLDCALAYDGSLHSAHHSAGLHRETYRHTWLLADGSALTLWELVHNTAPGGEAHHEVYLDEEELGTATGRLPLPPDAPEFELPVLVPLSAIPETRHAYAPGDAADHARRLLRRAENADRPGAETASRLETAAGHQITQAFGRPCRAGRAGLGFSLYEHAFLLRDGAEVSLWEVEHTATPDGRHMCEVYATEDAARDAMERRAAQLS; encoded by the coding sequence TTGAGCGTTCCGTACGAGACGACCGCGTACGAACCACACCCGTCGCCCGAGTCTCCGGAGGAGCACCTCGCGCGACTCCTCGGCCGTGCGCTGAACTCCTTCGAGTTGCCGGACGAGACGATACGCCGGCTGGACTGCGCGCTGGCGTACGACGGCTCGCTGCACTCCGCGCACCACAGCGCGGGACTGCACCGCGAGACGTACCGGCACACCTGGCTGCTCGCCGACGGCTCGGCCCTCACGCTCTGGGAGCTGGTGCACAACACCGCCCCGGGCGGCGAGGCGCACCACGAGGTGTATCTCGACGAGGAGGAGCTGGGCACGGCCACCGGACGGCTCCCCTTACCGCCCGACGCACCGGAGTTCGAACTGCCGGTGCTCGTCCCGCTCTCCGCGATCCCCGAGACCCGGCACGCGTACGCCCCCGGCGACGCCGCCGACCACGCGCGCCGCCTGCTGCGCCGCGCGGAGAACGCGGACCGGCCCGGCGCCGAGACCGCCTCCCGGCTGGAGACGGCGGCCGGGCACCAGATCACCCAGGCCTTCGGCCGCCCCTGCCGCGCGGGCCGCGCCGGGCTGGGATTCTCCCTCTACGAGCACGCGTTCCTGCTGCGCGACGGCGCGGAGGTCTCCCTCTGGGAGGTGGAGCACACGGCGACGCCGGACGGCCGACACATGTGCGAGGTGTACGCCACGGAGGACGCGGCCCGGGACGCGATGGAGCGGCGGGCGGCGCAGCTCTCCTGA